In Bdellovibrionota bacterium, the following are encoded in one genomic region:
- a CDS encoding septal ring lytic transglycosylase RlpA family protein — translation MSIAILGLAGCAKRVEPFRDGSADEGYASWYGSQFDGKKTASGEVYNMRDRTAAHRRAPFGTQVKVTNLSNGRSTLVRINDRGPFVKGRIIDLSLTAAQDIGLVAEGTAKVRLAFLGYSSSQGSFFVQAGAFREEENARRQLAELRSRFPQNPTEIRTSDNLHRIWVGPFEEESQAVQAVKTIRGAGFDALILRR, via the coding sequence ATGTCTATTGCAATTCTTGGATTGGCCGGATGCGCCAAGCGGGTCGAGCCGTTCCGCGACGGCTCAGCCGACGAGGGATACGCCAGCTGGTACGGCAGCCAGTTCGACGGCAAGAAGACGGCTTCCGGCGAGGTTTATAACATGCGCGATCGAACGGCCGCCCACCGGCGTGCCCCCTTCGGTACACAGGTGAAAGTGACCAATCTTTCCAACGGACGGTCGACTTTGGTCCGGATCAACGACCGAGGGCCGTTTGTCAAAGGGCGGATCATCGACCTTTCCCTGACGGCGGCTCAGGACATCGGTCTGGTCGCCGAGGGTACGGCAAAGGTGCGACTTGCGTTCTTAGGGTATTCCTCAAGCCAGGGAAGTTTCTTTGTTCAGGCCGGTGCCTTCCGTGAGGAAGAAAACGCCCGGCGGCAGTTAGCCGAGCTTCGATCGAGGTTCCCGCAAAACCCGACGGAGATCCGAACCTCCGATAACCTTCACCGGATCTGGGTCGGGCCGTTTGAGGAGGAGAGCCAAGCGGTGCAAGCGGTAAAGACCATCCGCGGGGCGGGATTCGACGCTCTGATCTTGCGTAGGTAG
- a CDS encoding DUF4177 domain-containing protein — protein MEQYKVVECATVTDEELEKIINEWVAHGFRLEGIQFAMREASKRPAMAFVLFTRPKSNA, from the coding sequence ATGGAGCAATACAAAGTAGTCGAGTGTGCGACCGTCACCGACGAGGAACTGGAAAAGATCATCAATGAGTGGGTGGCTCACGGGTTCCGGTTGGAAGGCATTCAGTTCGCCATGCGGGAAGCGTCCAAACGACCCGCCATGGCGTTTGTTCTGTTCACGCGCCCGAAGAGCAACGCATGA
- a CDS encoding RDD family protein, with product MKKADNLHRALAKGIDFLIVGTLCTIPSFVGIVAGAMYILISDGFFRGQSVGKKLIGLRVVVTQGEPKRCSFQDSMIRNLPYGVAIFLGSFPFGWFLFFTVGLFVVAVEAYFVYADDQGVRLGDIFADTQVIDEATTQA from the coding sequence ATGAAGAAAGCGGATAACCTCCACCGAGCCTTGGCGAAAGGAATCGATTTCCTGATCGTCGGGACGCTTTGCACGATCCCGTCGTTCGTCGGGATCGTCGCCGGAGCGATGTATATCCTGATCTCGGACGGATTCTTTCGAGGTCAGAGTGTCGGTAAGAAGCTGATCGGCCTCCGCGTGGTCGTTACGCAGGGAGAACCGAAACGCTGCTCGTTCCAAGATTCGATGATTCGGAATCTGCCTTACGGGGTTGCGATCTTTCTCGGCAGCTTTCCGTTCGGATGGTTTCTCTTTTTCACGGTCGGCCTGTTCGTCGTGGCCGTCGAGGCGTACTTCGTTTACGCCGACGATCAAGGGGTGCGGTTAGGGGACATCTTCGCGGACACGCAAGTCATCGACGAGGCCACAACGCAGGCGTAG
- a CDS encoding PfkB family carbohydrate kinase — MERSPDILFVGHVTVDHIEGRTQPGGSVLYGARVAKKLGLDAAIWTSAANDFSFPEGITVQSIPSPETTTFTLEYDEVTRARSLACRPIADSITKPFLPKAFRDSRRVLIAPVVNEVGPECVTWFSTRFVGLTPQGWFRDRDSKGDVTFGARKYNTLPRKVSLVVVSREDISGDPSAWDWLKSIAGVAVVTDGRKGYTLSEGKKEEFYPPPYVAKEIDPTGAGDTFATAMLIALSEGADALEAARFGSAAASFVVEKRGFEGLPDRDRVRRRLHLST, encoded by the coding sequence ATGGAACGATCACCCGACATTCTTTTTGTCGGACATGTCACCGTGGATCACATTGAAGGGCGAACCCAACCGGGGGGATCGGTTCTTTACGGCGCCCGGGTCGCGAAAAAGCTAGGCCTGGACGCCGCTATCTGGACGTCCGCCGCGAACGATTTTTCCTTTCCGGAAGGAATCACGGTTCAATCGATTCCGTCGCCGGAGACGACGACGTTTACGTTGGAATACGACGAGGTGACACGCGCGCGGAGTTTAGCGTGTCGCCCGATCGCCGATTCGATCACGAAACCCTTCCTTCCGAAGGCGTTTCGAGACTCACGGAGGGTCTTGATCGCACCGGTGGTGAACGAAGTCGGGCCGGAATGTGTGACCTGGTTTTCCACACGTTTCGTGGGCCTAACACCTCAAGGGTGGTTTCGCGACCGAGATTCAAAGGGAGACGTTACGTTCGGTGCGCGCAAGTACAACACGCTCCCGCGAAAGGTCTCACTGGTGGTGGTCAGTCGGGAAGATATTTCAGGCGACCCGTCGGCTTGGGATTGGCTCAAATCCATTGCCGGCGTGGCTGTCGTGACGGATGGTCGAAAGGGCTACACGCTTTCCGAAGGTAAAAAAGAAGAATTCTATCCGCCGCCGTACGTGGCGAAAGAGATCGATCCCACGGGAGCGGGCGACACGTTCGCGACCGCCATGCTCATCGCCCTATCCGAAGGGGCGGATGCTCTGGAGGCGGCCCGGTTTGGCTCCGCGGCGGCCTCTTTCGTCGTCGAAAAGCGCGGCTTCGAAGGGCTGCCCGATCGAGACCGCGTGCGTCGGAGACTGCATCTAAGCACCTAA
- a CDS encoding LysM peptidoglycan-binding domain-containing protein → MKLRSLKNALLAACVSLVACADHKAPETAAKAPATPACVNTISELCPKAPPAASETSSTEKEVTPFYEGTTPTELAEEKEPSKAVEKIIGEEAEAEIGKIDETKIPTFDIPIVVNAHVEKWIRYFQTNGRKVFTAWLARSEKYIPMMRRILRENGLPEDLVYLSMIESGFKPYAYSRARASGPWQFIKGTGSRYGLRVTWWVDERRDPEKSSIAAAQHLKDLYDQFNSWYLAAASYNAGAGKIEKAIRRYSTEDFWEMSKHRYLKTETKDYVPKMIAAALIAKEPERYGFEGIEYEDPLEYDKVLVPEPTELSVIAGVLGISHDTLTELNPELRRDITPPDMPNYELNVPKRYKEKFVAAYPEIRRKSVTSVARHVVKRGETLSTIARRYGVNTTALASFNRLPSHRVKPGLQLAVPYRGSEETVRRVAYKPPAGQKSNYVIRPGDTLWSISRRFGVTVTEIREWNNLSHGSSVRPGQKLKLYARSDPAMLVPSKESAPQVASNPSDKGWTTYRVQAGDTLWNIAKKFGVSTADIMKWNRLAADDTIHPGLELKIRAMPL, encoded by the coding sequence ATGAAGCTTCGATCGTTGAAAAATGCGCTGTTGGCAGCTTGCGTAAGCCTGGTCGCTTGCGCCGATCACAAAGCCCCCGAAACGGCGGCCAAAGCCCCCGCGACACCGGCTTGCGTGAATACGATTTCCGAGCTCTGTCCGAAGGCGCCTCCCGCCGCCTCTGAAACCTCTTCGACGGAAAAAGAGGTCACACCCTTCTACGAAGGCACCACGCCCACGGAACTTGCCGAGGAAAAGGAGCCGTCGAAAGCGGTCGAAAAAATTATCGGGGAGGAGGCCGAAGCCGAAATCGGAAAGATCGACGAAACGAAGATTCCCACGTTCGACATTCCGATCGTCGTCAACGCCCACGTCGAAAAATGGATTCGCTATTTTCAGACGAACGGACGAAAGGTCTTTACCGCCTGGCTGGCGCGTTCGGAAAAATACATTCCGATGATGCGCAGAATTCTGCGTGAAAACGGCCTCCCCGAAGATCTGGTCTATCTTTCGATGATCGAGAGCGGATTCAAGCCGTATGCGTATTCCCGCGCACGCGCGAGCGGCCCTTGGCAATTCATCAAGGGTACCGGAAGCCGATACGGCCTTCGGGTCACCTGGTGGGTGGATGAACGGCGCGATCCCGAAAAATCGTCGATCGCCGCGGCCCAACATCTAAAAGATCTCTACGATCAATTCAACTCCTGGTATTTGGCCGCCGCGAGCTATAACGCCGGAGCCGGAAAGATCGAAAAGGCCATCCGGCGCTACTCCACCGAAGATTTTTGGGAGATGTCGAAGCATCGGTACCTGAAAACGGAAACCAAAGATTACGTCCCCAAAATGATCGCGGCCGCCCTGATCGCGAAAGAGCCGGAACGGTATGGATTTGAGGGGATCGAGTACGAAGATCCGCTGGAATACGACAAGGTCTTGGTCCCGGAGCCGACGGAACTTTCGGTGATCGCCGGTGTCCTCGGAATCTCCCACGATACGCTCACGGAACTCAATCCAGAGCTGCGCCGGGACATCACGCCGCCGGACATGCCGAATTACGAACTAAATGTTCCCAAGAGATACAAAGAGAAGTTTGTCGCGGCCTATCCGGAAATTCGGAGAAAATCGGTCACGTCGGTCGCTCGCCACGTCGTCAAGCGCGGCGAAACGCTCTCCACGATCGCCCGGCGATACGGTGTAAACACCACGGCGCTTGCATCGTTTAACCGACTCCCTTCCCACCGGGTAAAGCCCGGACTTCAGCTCGCTGTTCCCTATCGCGGGTCCGAAGAAACCGTCCGCCGCGTCGCTTACAAACCGCCGGCAGGACAAAAATCGAATTACGTGATCCGGCCGGGCGATACCTTGTGGTCGATCTCACGCAGGTTCGGCGTGACCGTCACGGAAATCCGCGAATGGAACAACCTCAGTCATGGGTCATCGGTCCGGCCGGGACAAAAACTAAAGCTGTATGCTCGATCCGATCCCGCAATGCTCGTTCCTTCAAAGGAATCGGCTCCGCAGGTTGCGTCCAATCCGTCTGATAAGGGATGGACGACCTACCGCGTTCAAGCTGGAGACACTCTTTGGAATATCGCGAAGAAGTTCGGCGTGAGTACGGCCGATATCATGAAATGGAACCGACTTGCAGCGGATGACACGATCCACCCCGGCCTGGAACTGAAGATCCGGGCGATGCCTCTATAA
- a CDS encoding BamA/TamA family outer membrane protein, with protein MKSPILFFVGALLSVPAAFGFTDPLHRTYRIHADLRGFENREITAGMEMDIENRGSTPVQELRLMTYPNRFERPLPELNDLNYRRVYPNGFSRGSLSIEESSLITGEKLTLEEQSIKGLPPRTLWRIALPKPIEPNQSVTIRIRYRLKVPKKYGTFGYYRGVLTLSGGWYPYIVSYDERTGFRPNDFPPPASWKLRFQTDVPLIAGNRILTPASGIAEDDPGERREISLWMSRRMHVEQIAGRQQKIQIVLRKEQSTVISRVRELAVNWLDFLDHQPALSDGPSEIFLVQAPLREALVTEGEGITYFSDRAFKLFPTLGQYHSVPFLRGLFYQFLLPEVSRRESAADYDWVVEALAWNWTQEFTREKNFETMDARRLGLVRAFAFLPAVDEVIYAPQFAFYDVFYDFVYPYDPVRDEALHFNHPKPYGRAIFAHLEDEVGAEKAAEIAGGYLVQPDVRFEDLAALRCGKDLSENFVQWTTPRTAINYDLKRHRERKTENGYEQEVTVLRQSPAEIVEPVELRAVGGDGEIRTLVWNGAGSEHIFQFRTKTKVKILEIDPRRRLDESRLADNRHPPKYKFVLTEVILDYDFSGSRPSFSVGTQFRRSYGGSNRYNFGGFLTTDEYGFGVGYTRLFGRLIDRLRLSHAMGISYDLVRLEEDRFGFIDPATGQTQIVQTSPSIRTTSVTVSYGFGNQLSTTNPLQGGHAGLSVTWGSEALGGEADYYRTSVGGGWIWKIHPSHLLAWRALLGASGPDDIPTQVRYSLGGINAIRGLAVDDPKHQGRYIVLGSGEYRHFLIQDIDINLWLLRIRDVQGALFLDAGNATDTVYERAQILANGGGSHTTLGDLFDLPSWSSDVGYGIRFHIEYLGVDPALARFDVAKSLDDGSQRTRFYFGVTQSF; from the coding sequence ATGAAATCGCCGATTCTATTTTTCGTGGGCGCACTTTTGTCGGTTCCCGCCGCTTTCGGCTTTACCGATCCCCTGCATCGAACGTATCGAATCCACGCCGATCTTCGCGGTTTCGAGAATCGCGAGATCACCGCCGGGATGGAAATGGATATCGAAAATCGAGGATCCACACCCGTTCAGGAGCTTCGGTTGATGACCTACCCCAACCGGTTCGAGCGGCCGCTCCCGGAACTCAACGATTTAAATTATCGGCGCGTCTATCCGAACGGTTTTTCGCGGGGATCCCTATCGATCGAAGAATCGTCGCTGATCACCGGCGAAAAACTCACCCTTGAGGAACAGTCCATCAAAGGTCTTCCGCCGCGCACCCTCTGGCGGATCGCTCTACCCAAACCGATCGAGCCGAATCAAAGCGTCACCATACGGATTCGCTATCGGCTGAAGGTGCCGAAAAAATATGGAACGTTCGGATATTACCGCGGCGTGCTGACGCTTTCTGGAGGTTGGTATCCGTATATCGTCTCCTACGATGAAAGGACGGGATTCCGGCCCAACGATTTTCCGCCTCCGGCCTCCTGGAAATTGCGTTTTCAAACCGACGTTCCTCTGATCGCGGGGAATCGCATCCTTACGCCGGCTTCCGGAATCGCCGAGGACGACCCGGGCGAGCGGAGGGAGATCAGCCTTTGGATGTCGCGGCGGATGCATGTGGAGCAGATCGCGGGCCGCCAGCAGAAAATTCAGATCGTTTTGCGCAAGGAGCAATCGACGGTCATTTCCCGTGTCCGGGAGCTGGCCGTCAATTGGCTGGATTTCTTGGATCACCAGCCCGCGCTTTCGGATGGGCCGTCGGAAATCTTTTTGGTGCAGGCGCCGCTCCGAGAAGCTTTGGTCACGGAAGGAGAAGGAATCACCTATTTTTCCGACCGAGCGTTCAAACTCTTTCCGACGCTCGGGCAATATCATTCCGTTCCGTTTTTGAGGGGTCTCTTCTATCAATTCCTTTTGCCCGAAGTCAGCCGGCGGGAATCCGCGGCCGATTACGATTGGGTCGTCGAAGCCTTGGCGTGGAACTGGACGCAGGAATTTACGCGCGAGAAAAATTTTGAAACCATGGATGCCCGGCGCCTCGGCCTGGTCCGGGCGTTTGCCTTCCTTCCGGCCGTGGATGAAGTGATCTACGCGCCGCAGTTCGCGTTTTACGACGTCTTTTACGACTTCGTTTATCCGTACGATCCGGTTCGGGACGAGGCTTTGCACTTCAACCATCCCAAGCCGTACGGCCGGGCGATCTTCGCGCATCTCGAAGACGAGGTAGGCGCGGAAAAAGCGGCCGAAATCGCCGGCGGATATTTGGTCCAACCGGATGTTCGATTCGAAGATTTGGCGGCACTTCGGTGTGGAAAAGATCTGTCAGAAAATTTCGTCCAATGGACGACACCGCGCACGGCGATCAATTACGATCTTAAGCGGCATCGTGAACGGAAAACGGAAAACGGTTATGAGCAGGAAGTGACGGTACTGCGGCAGAGTCCGGCGGAGATCGTTGAACCGGTGGAACTTCGGGCGGTGGGCGGCGACGGAGAGATCCGGACTCTCGTCTGGAACGGTGCAGGGAGCGAACATATTTTTCAGTTTCGCACCAAGACAAAAGTGAAGATTTTGGAAATCGATCCCCGGCGGCGGTTGGACGAGAGTCGTCTCGCGGACAACCGGCATCCTCCGAAATACAAATTCGTCCTCACGGAAGTCATTTTGGACTACGACTTCAGCGGAAGCCGGCCATCCTTTTCCGTGGGTACGCAATTTCGGCGATCGTACGGAGGATCGAATCGGTACAACTTCGGCGGTTTCTTGACGACCGATGAATACGGTTTCGGCGTCGGATACACACGCCTCTTCGGCCGATTGATCGACCGCCTTCGGTTAAGCCATGCCATGGGGATCAGTTACGACCTCGTGAGGCTGGAGGAAGATCGGTTCGGTTTTATCGATCCGGCGACGGGGCAGACGCAGATCGTGCAAACCTCTCCCTCGATTCGAACGACTTCCGTGACGGTGAGTTACGGATTCGGCAATCAACTCTCCACGACCAACCCGCTCCAAGGAGGCCACGCCGGTCTGTCCGTGACCTGGGGAAGCGAGGCGTTGGGCGGCGAGGCCGATTACTACCGAACCAGCGTCGGTGGAGGCTGGATCTGGAAAATCCATCCGAGTCATCTTTTAGCGTGGCGTGCCCTTTTAGGCGCTTCCGGACCGGACGATATCCCGACTCAAGTTCGTTACTCATTGGGCGGAATCAATGCGATCCGAGGTCTGGCTGTGGATGATCCGAAACACCAGGGCCGTTACATCGTCCTGGGCAGCGGGGAGTATCGCCATTTCTTGATTCAAGATATCGATATCAACTTGTGGCTCCTTCGCATACGGGATGTTCAGGGCGCCCTGTTTTTGGATGCGGGGAATGCCACCGACACGGTTTACGAGCGGGCCCAGATTCTGGCCAATGGAGGCGGTTCGCACACGACTTTGGGGGATCTGTTCGATCTCCCGTCGTGGTCGAGCGACGTCGGTTACGGGATTCGGTTTCACATCGAATACCTGGGCGTCGATCCCGCGCTGGCTCGATTCGATGTCGCGAAAAGCCTGGACGACGGCAGTCAAAGAACTCGATTTTATTTCGGCGTGACGCAAAGCTTTTAG
- a CDS encoding HEAT repeat domain-containing protein — translation MSAGVVFLTAAIALLGAPPARSPVQPTPMAPPTPALSEDPHVNYWIQTLASHPLKMIRKNAARQLGSIGNPSSLPALAQALKDPFYGVRQESARSLGLLGDERALSPLFEAQQKDTDATVKHAARDAIERIKARQDYQKKKEEKRQQQAQPK, via the coding sequence GTGAGTGCCGGAGTTGTTTTTTTGACCGCGGCAATTGCGTTGCTCGGCGCGCCGCCGGCCCGTTCGCCCGTCCAGCCGACGCCCATGGCGCCGCCGACGCCGGCTCTGTCCGAAGATCCACACGTGAACTATTGGATTCAGACGCTTGCCAGTCACCCGCTGAAGATGATCCGAAAAAATGCGGCCCGGCAGTTGGGATCGATCGGGAATCCGAGTTCCCTTCCGGCCCTTGCGCAAGCTCTCAAAGATCCGTTCTACGGCGTGCGGCAAGAGTCGGCGAGGTCGCTCGGTCTCTTGGGGGACGAGCGAGCTTTGTCGCCGCTCTTCGAAGCTCAGCAGAAGGACACGGACGCCACCGTAAAACACGCGGCGCGAGACGCGATCGAGCGGATCAAGGCCCGTCAGGATTATCAGAAAAAGAAAGAAGAGAAGCGTCAACAACAGGCGCAGCCGAAGTAG
- a CDS encoding cation diffusion facilitator family transporter, whose protein sequence is MAHRAHLIDPMREKARHRLGIAAGITFVLFIVEIAGGLISNSLALLSDAGHMLADLFSLVLTLVSIWWATKPATHQKTYGYYRVEILVTLVNGVLMLFVAFQILWEAAHRLLHVEPVRLDIMLPIAAAGLIVNLISMFLLRHQMEHLATRSAFLHVLGDTLSSVAVVLAAGVMYVTNWLFFDPLLSALLAGWIAVTSVRLLRTAVDVLLEASPSHISLDKVRNAILEIDGVEDVHDLHVWTISSGFYAASAHILVHDMRTKESESIIHRISDRLRSEFSVTHATIQVAALQIPAKIQKPA, encoded by the coding sequence ATGGCTCACCGCGCCCATTTGATCGATCCCATGCGTGAAAAGGCGCGCCACCGGTTGGGAATCGCGGCGGGGATCACTTTCGTCTTGTTCATCGTCGAGATTGCGGGCGGCTTGATTTCCAACAGCCTCGCGCTTCTTTCGGACGCCGGACACATGCTGGCGGATCTTTTTTCCCTCGTGCTGACGCTTGTGTCGATCTGGTGGGCGACAAAACCGGCCACGCATCAGAAAACGTACGGGTACTACCGTGTCGAAATCCTCGTGACGCTCGTCAACGGTGTCCTCATGCTCTTCGTCGCCTTTCAGATTTTGTGGGAAGCCGCCCATCGTTTGCTGCACGTCGAACCGGTCCGGCTCGACATCATGCTTCCGATCGCCGCGGCGGGCTTGATCGTCAATTTGATTTCGATGTTCCTGCTTCGCCATCAAATGGAACACTTGGCGACACGATCGGCCTTTCTTCACGTTCTGGGGGACACCCTCTCTTCCGTCGCCGTCGTGCTCGCCGCCGGGGTCATGTACGTTACGAATTGGCTCTTTTTCGATCCGCTTCTAAGCGCTCTTTTGGCCGGCTGGATCGCCGTAACTTCGGTACGCCTCCTTCGTACAGCCGTAGACGTACTGTTGGAAGCCTCCCCATCCCATATCTCTCTCGATAAAGTGCGAAACGCAATCCTGGAAATCGATGGCGTCGAGGATGTGCATGACCTTCACGTCTGGACGATCAGCTCCGGATTTTATGCGGCCAGCGCGCACATTTTGGTGCACGACATGCGCACCAAGGAGAGCGAATCGATCATTCACCGAATATCCGACCGGCTCCGAAGCGAATTTTCGGTCACGCACGCCACCATCCAAGTGGCCGCGCTGCAGATTCCGGCAAAGATTCAGAAGCCGGCGTGA
- a CDS encoding Glu/Leu/Phe/Val dehydrogenase, whose protein sequence is MTAKRAEPRHDGGTELFPRMQSDGFEQVVFCTDRTTSLRAIIALHDLRLGPALGGTRFYAYPTEEYALTDALNLARAMTYKAALADLPLGGGKAVILGNPSTDKTPALLQAYGTFVDRLNGNYITTVDSGTSAEDMDVIRKTTRHVVGVTEANGGSGDPSPMTALGVAEGIRACSKFVFGSADLAGKRVAIQGLGHVGRPLAKRLRELGASLVVADTNRANLERATNELGAEVVDSKEIFAIKCDILAPCALGGVINAETIKKLKCRILAGAANNQLASEEIGRELHAREIVYAPDFAINAGGLIQMGLETDNFDWTKVETKTRNIFNTITKILEISQKEKRPTSDVAVQLAEKRLDSAPRKTRKS, encoded by the coding sequence ATGACAGCGAAAAGGGCGGAACCTCGGCACGACGGCGGAACGGAATTGTTTCCGCGGATGCAGTCGGATGGGTTCGAGCAGGTCGTCTTCTGCACCGATCGGACCACCTCCTTGCGCGCCATTATCGCCCTCCATGATCTTCGGCTTGGTCCGGCACTCGGCGGGACCCGTTTTTATGCCTATCCGACCGAGGAATACGCCCTGACGGATGCCCTGAACCTCGCGCGTGCAATGACGTACAAAGCGGCTCTTGCCGACCTTCCTTTGGGCGGTGGAAAGGCCGTAATCCTCGGGAATCCTTCGACGGATAAGACGCCGGCCCTCCTTCAGGCCTACGGAACCTTCGTCGATCGTTTGAACGGTAACTACATCACGACCGTCGACTCCGGAACATCCGCTGAAGACATGGATGTGATTCGAAAAACCACACGCCACGTCGTCGGCGTAACGGAAGCGAACGGCGGCAGCGGCGATCCTTCCCCGATGACGGCGTTGGGCGTCGCCGAAGGAATCAGGGCCTGCTCGAAATTTGTCTTTGGCTCGGCGGATCTCGCCGGAAAGCGCGTGGCCATCCAGGGCCTCGGCCATGTTGGGCGGCCCTTGGCCAAACGCCTGCGTGAATTAGGCGCCTCGCTGGTCGTGGCCGATACGAACCGAGCGAACTTGGAACGGGCTACAAACGAACTGGGCGCGGAGGTGGTGGATTCCAAAGAAATCTTCGCCATCAAGTGCGATATCTTGGCTCCCTGCGCGCTGGGCGGCGTGATCAATGCGGAAACGATCAAAAAACTCAAGTGCCGGATTCTCGCGGGCGCCGCCAACAATCAGCTCGCCTCGGAGGAAATCGGCCGGGAACTTCACGCTCGGGAAATCGTCTATGCGCCTGATTTTGCGATTAACGCCGGCGGCCTGATTCAGATGGGCCTGGAAACCGACAACTTCGACTGGACCAAGGTCGAAACGAAAACACGAAACATCTTCAATACGATCACGAAAATTCTCGAAATCTCTCAAAAGGAAAAACGTCCGACGTCGGACGTCGCCGTTCAACTGGCCGAAAAACGCCTCGACAGCGCTCCTCGGAAAACCCGAAAGTCATAA
- a CDS encoding CHAP domain-containing protein gives MAVLFLVALSACHFGPKPHMAEWDGLETGAKRGRIVQDARNFIYAHDLMVDGRRFPFDCSGLVGAVLLKNGIDVFGGASELEIRGNGVRIVREFVGRYGTLYTMTPPGQGDLIFFSNTYDRDRDGLLNDDLTHIGIVEEVDSDGTVTFIHNVHHGVGRYVMNLDFPHQHRNAQGKIINSYLRKRRRSDRKNTPYLAGSLFENFGTLVREPAVARSASNLDSASRIH, from the coding sequence ATGGCAGTCCTGTTCCTTGTCGCGCTTTCGGCTTGTCATTTCGGCCCCAAACCGCATATGGCGGAGTGGGACGGCTTGGAAACCGGGGCGAAACGGGGGCGGATCGTACAGGACGCCCGCAACTTCATTTACGCTCACGATCTTATGGTCGATGGGCGGCGATTTCCGTTTGATTGCAGCGGCCTGGTAGGCGCCGTGTTGTTGAAAAACGGCATCGATGTGTTCGGCGGGGCAAGCGAACTGGAGATCCGGGGCAACGGCGTCCGCATCGTCCGCGAGTTTGTGGGACGCTACGGAACTCTTTACACCATGACGCCTCCCGGACAAGGCGATCTAATCTTTTTTTCCAACACCTACGATCGGGACCGCGACGGTCTGCTCAACGATGACCTCACGCACATCGGCATCGTGGAAGAGGTCGATTCGGACGGGACGGTGACGTTCATTCATAATGTGCACCACGGTGTCGGGCGATATGTGATGAATCTCGATTTTCCGCATCAACATCGAAACGCCCAAGGAAAGATCATCAACAGTTACCTGCGAAAGCGCCGGAGATCCGACCGCAAAAACACGCCGTATCTCGCCGGATCTCTTTTCGAGAATTTTGGAACATTGGTTCGAGAGCCTGCGGTTGCACGAAGCGCCTCGAACCTTGACTCCGCCTCTCGCATCCACTAG
- a CDS encoding histidine triad nucleotide-binding protein — protein sequence MNRGEMESVDAKDCLFCRVIKRELESQVVYEDDLAVAFQDINPQAPVHLLVVPRKHIPSLAVTEEADEALLGHVFMVARKLAERENLNKNGYRVVLNTGSYAGQTVFHIHVHLLGGRSFHWPPG from the coding sequence ATGAACCGCGGCGAAATGGAGTCCGTGGACGCCAAAGACTGCCTCTTTTGCCGGGTCATCAAGCGGGAACTGGAATCCCAGGTGGTTTATGAAGACGACCTCGCGGTGGCTTTCCAAGATATCAACCCCCAAGCCCCGGTTCACCTTCTGGTCGTTCCTCGAAAACACATTCCGTCGCTCGCCGTAACGGAGGAGGCTGACGAAGCGTTGCTCGGCCATGTCTTTATGGTCGCGCGCAAACTAGCGGAACGGGAGAATCTCAATAAGAACGGCTACCGAGTTGTCCTCAATACCGGCAGTTACGCCGGCCAGACGGTCTTTCATATTCACGTTCATTTATTGGGCGGTCGCTCTTTTCATTGGCCGCCGGGATAA